One segment of Anguilla anguilla isolate fAngAng1 chromosome 1, fAngAng1.pri, whole genome shotgun sequence DNA contains the following:
- the LOC118231909 gene encoding thrombospondin-1-like: protein MKLPGVLLLLMLLNCEGSRVAESGDDNSVYDLFEIVKVPKRNHGVSLVKGADPYSPAYKILNPDLIPPVPENTFRDLIDSIHAEKGFLLLVNFKQFKRTRGSILTVEKNDGSGPIFEIVSNGKAKTLDVVYSTENKQQLGSFEEADLATGHWKNITLFVQEDRAQLFVGCEEIDNREMDLPINKILTQEVPDIARLRIGKGAVKDRFMGVLQNVRFVFGTTLQDIMRNKGCQSAMSTDTITLDNPVNGSSPAIRTNFVGHKTKDLQAVCGFTCDDLAGMFKELKGLGSVVTKLSHELEKVTKDKDVLRTYLDLTRGVCIHNGIRHENNDEWTVDGCTECTCQNSATVCRKKSCPLIPCTNATVPDGECCPRCGTQSDYADDSWSPWSEWTHCSVSCGRGIQQRGRSCDRINNNCEGTSVQTRDCYPQECDKRFKQDGGWSHWSPWSTCSVTCGDGVITRIRLCNSPTPQLGGRDCQGEGRQTEPCQKSPCPINGEWGPWSLWDTCTVTCGGGVQTRKRICNDPSPKYGGKDCVGDEKATQLCNKQDCPIDGCLSNPCFAGSKCTSFPDGSWKCGDCPAGYSGDGVTCQDIDECKEVPDACFELNGVHRCENTDPGYNCLPCPPRFTGPQPFGRGVEEATAKKQVCEPRNPCLDGSHDCNKNARCIYLGHFSEIMFRCECKPGYAGNGHICGEDSDLDGWPNADLICVENATYHCKKDNCPNLPNSGQEDYDKDGLGDACDNDDDNDSIPDDRDNCQFIYNPTQYDYDRDDVGDICDNCPYDSNTDQIDTDNNGEGDACAVDIDGDGILNEKDNCPYVYNVDQRDTDRDGVGDQCDNCPLEHNPDQIDSDSDRVGDKCDSNQDIDEDGHQNNLDNCPYIPNANQADHDKDGKGDACDHDDDNDGIPDEKDNCRLAFNPDQLDSDGDGRGDICKDDFDQDNVPDIYDVCPENYDISETDFRRFQMVPLDPKGTSQIDPNWVVRHQGKELVQTVNCDPGIAVGFDEFNAVDFSGTFFINTERDDDYAGFVFGYQSSARFYVVMWKQITQTYWSNIPTRAQGYSGLSIKVVNSTTGPGEHLRNALWHTGDTAGQVRTLWHDPKNIGWKDFTAYRWHLTHRPKTGHIRVVMYEGKKIMADSGSIYDKTYAGGRLGLFVFSQEMVYFSDLKYECRDT, encoded by the exons ATGAAACTGCCGGGAGTATTATTGCTGCTGATGCTGTTGAACTGTGAGGGCAGCAGAGTTGCAG AAAGCGGAGACGACAATAGTGTATATGACCTGTTTGAAATAGTGAAGGTCCCTAAGAGGAACCACGGGGTCAGTCTGGTTAAAGGCGCAGACCCCTACAGCCCCGCTTATAAAATTCTGAATCCGGACCTGATCCCCCCAGTTCCCGAGAACACCTTCAGGGACCTAATTGATTCCATTCATGCAGAGAAGGGATTTCTTCTCTTAGTGAACTTCAAGCAGTTCAAGCGAACCAGGGGCAGTATCTTGACCGTTGAGAAGAATGACGGCTCCGGACCCATATTTGAAATAGTTTCCAATGGCAAGGCTAAAACATTGGACGTGGTTTACTCCACTGAAAACAAGCAACAGTTGGGGTCCTTCGAAGAGGCGGACCTGGCGACGGGCCACTGGAAGAACATTACCCTTTTCGTACAAGAGGACCGCGCTCAGTTATTTGTTGGTTGCGAAGAGATCGATAACAGGGAAATGGACTTGCCCATCAACAAGATCTTGACCCAGGAGGTTCCGGACATTGCTCGTCTGAGAATTGGAAAGGGAGCTGTGAAAGACAGATTCATG GGGGTGCTCCAGAATGTGCGCTTTGTTTTTGGAACTACTTTGCAAGATATTATGCGAAACAAAGGATGTCAGAGTG CAATGTCGACTGATACCATTACCCTAGACAATCCAGTGAATGGGTCCAGCCCTGCAATCAGGACTAATTTTGTTGGCCACAAAACAAAAG ATCTGCAAGCTGTTTGTGGGTTTACTTGTGATGATTTAGCAGGAATGTTCAAAGAACTAAAGGGACTTGGTTCTGTTGTTACCAAGCTGTCACACGAACTCGAAAAAGTG ACTAAAGATAAAGATGTGCTCAGAACCTACCTTGACTTGACCCGAGGAGTCTGTATCCACAATGGAATTAGACACGAGAATAATGATGAATGGACGGTGGATGGCTGCACTGAGTGCACTTGTCAG AACTCTGCTACTGTGTGTCGCAAGAAATCATGCCCATTGATCCCCTGCACCAATGCCACTGTTCCAGATGGAGAATGCTGCCCACGGTGTGGAACCC AGAGTGACTATGCTGATGACAGCTGGTCCCCCTGGTCTGAATGGACCCATTGTTCAGTGTCCTGTGGAAGAGGCATTCAGCAGCGCGGCCGCTCCTGCGATCGTATCAACAACAACTGTGAGGGCACCTCTGTGCAGACGCGGGACTGCTATCCTCAGGAATGCGACAAGCGAT TCAAACAGGATGGTGGCTGGAGCCACTGGTCTCCCTGGTCCACCTGCTCGGTTACCTGCGGTGATGGCGTCATCACCCGTATTCGCCTCTGCAACTCGCCAACACCCCAGTTGGGTGGCAGGGACTGTCAGGGAGAAGGAAGACAGACTGAGCCGTGCCAGAAATCTCCATGTCCAA TAAATGGAGAATGGGGACCCTGGTCCCTGTGGGATACTTGCACTGTCACCTGTGGTGGAGGCGTCCAGACTCGCAAACGTATCTGCAATGATCCGTCTCCCAAATATGGTGGAAAGGATTGTGTGGGTGACGAAAAGGCAACCCAGCTCTGCAACAAGCAGGACTGTCCCATTG ATGGGTGTCTCTCCAACCCTTGCTTTGCGGGATCTAAATGCACAAGCTTCCCAGATGGGTCCTGGAAATGCGGTGATTGCCCAGCAGGCTACTCTGGAGATGGAGTCACCTGCCAGGATATTGATGAG TGTAAAGAAGTTCCAGATGCTTGCTTTGAGCTCAATGGAGTACACAGGTGTGAGAACACAGACCCCGGGTACAACTGCCTACCCTGTCCTCCTCGTTTCACTGGACCACAGCCTTTTGGCAGGGGTGTGGAAGAGGCCACTGCTAAGAAACAG GTCTGCGAACCCCGTAACCCTTGTCTTGATGGGAGTCACGACTGCAACAAGAATGCCCGCTGCATCTACTTGGGCCACTTCTCAGAAATCATGTTCCGTTGTGAATGCAAACCTGGCTATGCTGGAAATGGACACATTTGTGGGGAGGACAGTGACTTGGACGGCTGGCCTAATGCTGACCTCATCTGCGTTGAGAATGCCACATACCACTGCAAGAAG GACAACTGTCCAAACCTTCCCAATTCTGGCCAGGAAGACTATGACAAGGATGGACTTGGTGACGCttgtgataatgatgatgacaatgatagCATCCCTGACGATAGG GACAACTGCCAGTTCATCTACAACCCAACGCAATACGATTATGACCGTGATGATGTTGGAGATATCTGTGATAACTGCCCATATGACAGCAACACTGACCAGATTGACACAGACAACAATGGGGAGGGTGATGCTTGTGCTGTGGACATCGATGGAGATG GTATTCTAAATGAGAAGGACAACTGCCCCTACGTCTACAATGTTGACCAGAGAGACACTGACCGAGATGGGGTTGGAGACCAGTGTGACAACTGCCCACTTGAACATAATCCTGACCAG ATTGATTCAGATTCAGACCGAGTTGGTGACAAATGTGACAGCAACCAAGACATTGATGAAGATGGTCATCAGAACAACTTGGACAACTGTCCATACATCCCCAATGCCAACCAAGCTGATCATGATAAAGATGGCAAGGGAGATGCCTGTGACCACGATGATGACAATGACGGCATTCCTGATGAAAAAGATAATTGCAGGCTGGCCTTTAACCCAGACCAGCTGGACTCTGATG GTGATGGTCGTGGTGACATCTGCAAAGATGACTTTGACCAGGACAACGTGCCTGACATCTACGATGTGTGTCCTGAGAATTACGATATTAGTGAAACCGACTTCCGCAGATTCCAGATGGTGCCTCTAGACCCCAAGGGCACATCCCAGATTGATCCTAACTGGGTGGTACGTCACCAGGGCAAAGAGCTGGTGCAGACCGTCAACTGTGACCCTGGCATTGCTGTTG GTTTTGATGAGTTCAATGCAGTGGACTTCAGCGGTACCTTCTTCATCAACACCGAAAGAGATGATGACTATGCTGGGTTCGTATTTGGCTACCAGTCTAGTGCCCGCTTCTATGTGGTGATGTGGAAACAGATAACGCAAACCTACTGGTCAAACATACCCACAAGAGCTCAGGGATATTCCGGGCTGTCCATTAAGGTTGTCAACTCTACCACTGGACCAGGAGAACATCTGAGGAATGCTCTGTGGCATACAGGAGACACTGCTGGACAG GTGCGCACTTTGTGGCATGACCCTAAGAACATTGGCTGGAAAGACTTTACTGCCTACAGATGGCACCTGACTCACAGGCCAAAGACAGGACATATCAG AGTTGTTATGTATGAAGGCAAGAAAATCATGGCAGATTCTGGAAGCATCTATGACAAGACATATGCAGGTGGAAGATTAGGACTCTTTGTCTTCTCACAAGAGATGGTTTACTTCTCAGATCTCAAATATGAATGCAGAG atacATAA